The proteins below are encoded in one region of Amycolatopsis magusensis:
- a CDS encoding serine/threonine-protein kinase: MQPLSPDEPRQLGHYRLVAALGAGGMGRVLLGVAPDGRLVAVKQVHAQFAHDPGFRERFRREVATSRLVSGAYTAAVMDADPEAETPWLASVFVTGPSLREAVDAAGPLPVAAVRQLATGLAAALLDIHRAGLIHRDLKPSNVLLTDDGPRVIDFGIARAAGDGQELTGTGAIIGSPAFMSPEQAGTAPLTPASDVFSLGALLVMAATGRGPFTGTTTAQTLYNVVHTQPDLSDVPPEVRRIAEPCLAKNPAHRPTPAQLLDFLGHVAPGAAPWPEAVHARIRQQDAEVRAVLSLPLPPWRPPAKPKKSRRWIWVTAASVLAVLLVAGSVTVYRLAKDGKDRRDPPAAMSIEDALTPERLLRADPCKVLDSEYTPDENNSYTYRCKYTGTGDVRFDLLLGDPLSDTGIRTSPTVIDGHGVLLSNISAGCEAMVRLPSRPGSSVMIYNENRDGDPCAVAEEALREALEQLRTPVVDRPAVPGSLLTVDPCSVVDDAAAQQLLGAAVEPASRSLRRCEWAARDTLTVVLDEGYPETEGEELDLAGTPARRKETSGSGSLSCALTWVHRESDGGEGEVVRLTYYSSTGGNACAKAEDAAKSVLPKLPKV; encoded by the coding sequence GTGCAGCCGCTTTCCCCGGACGAACCCCGTCAGCTCGGTCACTACCGCCTGGTCGCCGCACTCGGCGCGGGCGGCATGGGCCGGGTGCTGCTCGGCGTCGCGCCGGACGGCAGGCTCGTCGCGGTCAAGCAGGTGCACGCCCAGTTCGCGCACGACCCCGGCTTCCGCGAGCGGTTCCGCCGTGAGGTGGCCACTTCACGGCTGGTGTCCGGCGCGTACACCGCGGCCGTGATGGACGCCGATCCGGAAGCCGAAACCCCTTGGCTCGCCTCGGTTTTCGTCACCGGGCCGTCGTTGCGGGAGGCGGTGGACGCGGCCGGGCCGCTGCCCGTGGCGGCCGTCCGGCAGTTGGCCACCGGGCTCGCCGCGGCGCTGCTGGACATCCACCGCGCCGGACTGATCCACCGGGATCTCAAGCCGAGCAACGTGTTGCTCACCGACGACGGTCCGCGCGTGATCGACTTCGGCATCGCGCGAGCCGCCGGGGACGGGCAGGAACTGACCGGCACCGGCGCGATCATCGGCTCGCCCGCGTTCATGTCACCCGAGCAGGCCGGGACCGCGCCGCTCACCCCGGCCAGCGACGTGTTCTCCCTCGGCGCGCTGCTGGTGATGGCCGCGACCGGGCGTGGCCCGTTCACCGGCACGACCACCGCGCAGACCCTCTACAACGTGGTGCACACGCAGCCGGACCTGAGCGACGTGCCGCCGGAGGTGCGCCGGATCGCCGAGCCCTGCCTGGCGAAGAACCCCGCGCACCGCCCGACTCCGGCGCAGTTGCTCGACTTCCTCGGCCACGTCGCGCCCGGCGCCGCGCCCTGGCCCGAGGCCGTGCACGCGCGGATCCGGCAGCAGGACGCCGAGGTGCGTGCCGTGCTGTCCCTGCCGTTGCCGCCGTGGCGCCCGCCCGCGAAGCCGAAGAAGTCGCGGCGCTGGATCTGGGTGACCGCCGCGTCGGTGCTCGCCGTGCTGCTGGTGGCCGGTTCGGTGACCGTCTACCGCCTGGCGAAGGACGGGAAGGACCGGCGCGACCCGCCGGCCGCGATGTCCATTGAGGACGCTCTGACGCCGGAACGGTTGCTGCGCGCGGATCCTTGCAAGGTGCTCGACAGCGAGTACACCCCGGACGAGAACAACTCCTACACCTACCGCTGCAAGTACACCGGCACCGGGGACGTGCGGTTCGACCTGCTCCTCGGCGACCCGCTGTCCGATACCGGCATCCGCACCTCGCCGACGGTCATCGACGGTCACGGCGTGCTGCTGTCGAACATCAGCGCGGGGTGCGAGGCGATGGTCCGGCTGCCGTCGCGGCCCGGGTCCAGCGTGATGATCTACAACGAGAACAGGGACGGCGACCCGTGCGCGGTCGCCGAGGAAGCGCTGCGCGAGGCACTCGAACAACTCCGCACTCCCGTGGTGGACCGGCCGGCGGTGCCGGGCAGCCTGCTCACCGTGGACCCGTGCTCGGTGGTCGACGACGCGGCCGCGCAACAACTCCTCGGCGCCGCGGTGGAACCGGCGTCGAGGTCGTTGCGCCGGTGCGAGTGGGCCGCGCGGGACACGCTCACCGTCGTCCTCGACGAGGGTTACCCGGAGACCGAGGGCGAGGAACTCGATCTCGCCGGAACACCCGCGCGACGCAAGGAAACCTCGGGCTCCGGCTCGTTGTCGTGCGCGCTGACCTGGGTGCA
- a CDS encoding serine/threonine-protein kinase: protein MKPLNPGDPRQVGRYRLLAALGEGGMGRVLLGVAPDGRLVALKQVHPGFAHDPGFRERFRREVATSRMVSGAYTAAVMDADPDAPTPWLASVFVPGPSLTEAVAAGGPLPPGSLRYLAAGLALALTEIHRAGLVHRDLKPSNVILAADGPRVIDFGIARAVEGGSELTHTGSIIGSPGFMSPEQAEGRPLTPASDVFSLGALLAMAATGQSPFTGTSTPHTLYNVVHNQPDLRALPPELRRIAEPCLAKDPAQRPGPGWILEQLGPIAPVAGPWPPVVPHLIDQQRVAVQEALHPPKRRKSRRGLVIAGAAAGVVALVAGSILVVELTSADPPPAPPAAAAQPAPPTTRAPDPDPLGADKLRTVDPCQVLDGRSVPGVGVLEPKIGVHLWTCTYTGPNGDWVDLGLGDTPPLEGVPSGELAGLPLTVKDGKSCEVAVPVHGRGDVVLKASTSVTAKLDQPCEVAKAMLTEAVQRLRTDPPQHEQPPGTIIPVDVCALASPAEAQPVLGPVLKVEPKALHGCRWEVSGFLDVELLTNYPPAQSKDGYYDVTGTVDVDGTPVYLTKKYRDGAGASCTLTWLHRPIDDRSAEVVQMHHSITGSQLAPEEVCGPSLNFAKLILPKLPKP from the coding sequence GTGAAGCCGTTGAACCCGGGAGACCCGCGGCAGGTGGGGCGGTACCGGCTGCTCGCCGCGCTCGGGGAGGGCGGCATGGGCCGGGTGCTGCTCGGTGTCGCGCCGGACGGGCGGCTGGTGGCCCTCAAGCAGGTCCACCCCGGTTTCGCGCACGACCCCGGGTTCCGCGAGCGCTTCCGCCGGGAGGTCGCCACCTCGCGCATGGTCTCCGGTGCCTACACCGCGGCGGTGATGGACGCCGATCCGGACGCGCCCACCCCGTGGCTGGCGTCGGTGTTCGTGCCGGGGCCGTCGCTGACCGAGGCCGTGGCCGCCGGTGGGCCGCTGCCGCCCGGCTCACTGCGATACCTGGCCGCGGGGCTGGCGCTGGCGCTGACCGAGATCCACCGCGCCGGGCTGGTGCACCGCGACCTCAAGCCCAGCAACGTGATCCTCGCCGCGGACGGGCCGCGGGTGATCGACTTCGGCATCGCCCGCGCGGTCGAGGGCGGCTCCGAGCTCACGCACACCGGCTCGATCATCGGCTCGCCCGGCTTCATGTCGCCCGAGCAGGCCGAGGGCCGCCCGCTCACGCCGGCCAGCGACGTCTTCTCGCTCGGCGCGCTGCTCGCGATGGCGGCCACCGGCCAGAGTCCGTTCACCGGCACGTCCACCCCGCACACGCTCTACAACGTCGTGCACAACCAGCCCGACCTGCGTGCCCTGCCACCCGAGCTCCGCCGGATCGCCGAGCCGTGCCTGGCCAAGGACCCCGCGCAGCGGCCCGGCCCCGGGTGGATCCTCGAACAGCTGGGCCCGATCGCGCCGGTCGCCGGGCCGTGGCCGCCGGTCGTGCCGCACCTGATCGACCAGCAGCGCGTCGCCGTGCAGGAAGCGCTGCACCCGCCCAAGCGCCGGAAATCACGCCGTGGCCTGGTGATCGCCGGAGCCGCGGCCGGGGTGGTCGCGCTGGTCGCCGGGTCCATCCTCGTGGTCGAGCTGACCTCGGCGGACCCGCCGCCCGCCCCACCGGCCGCCGCGGCCCAGCCCGCGCCACCCACCACCAGGGCACCCGACCCCGACCCGCTCGGCGCCGACAAGCTGCGGACCGTGGACCCGTGCCAGGTGCTCGACGGCCGGTCCGTCCCCGGCGTCGGCGTGCTCGAACCCAAGATCGGCGTGCACCTGTGGACGTGCACCTACACCGGGCCCAACGGGGACTGGGTGGACCTCGGCCTCGGCGACACCCCGCCGCTGGAGGGCGTGCCGTCCGGTGAGCTGGCCGGGCTGCCGCTGACGGTCAAGGACGGCAAGTCGTGCGAGGTGGCGGTGCCGGTCCACGGCCGCGGCGACGTGGTGCTCAAGGCGTCGACCAGCGTGACCGCGAAGCTGGACCAGCCGTGCGAGGTCGCCAAGGCCATGCTCACCGAGGCCGTCCAGCGCCTGCGGACGGACCCGCCCCAGCACGAGCAGCCGCCGGGCACGATCATCCCGGTCGACGTCTGCGCGCTCGCCTCCCCGGCCGAAGCCCAGCCCGTGCTCGGGCCGGTGCTCAAGGTCGAGCCGAAGGCGCTGCACGGCTGCCGCTGGGAGGTCTCCGGCTTCCTGGACGTCGAGCTGCTCACCAACTACCCGCCTGCGCAGTCGAAGGACGGCTACTACGACGTCACCGGCACCGTGGACGTCGACGGCACGCCGGTGTACCTGACCAAGAAGTACCGGGACGGCGCCGGTGCGAGCTGCACGCTGACGTGGCTGCACCGCCCCATCGACGACCGCAGCGCCGAGGTGGTCCAGATGCACCACAGCATCACCGGGAGCCAGCTCGCGCCCGAGGAGGTCTGCGGGCCGTCCCTCAACTTCGCCAAGCTGATCCTGCCGAAGTTGCCGAAACCGTAG